One genomic segment of Kiritimatiella glycovorans includes these proteins:
- a CDS encoding transposase, with protein MPRAIRHEYAGAVYHVMCRGNNGQSIFEPVRPTAWSKERSIVGKKGDGQRLFLSTLEEACQQTGWRVHAYVLMSNHYHVLLETPEANLVAGMKWFQGTYTQRFNAMFRCRGHLIKRRNRLWPGY; from the coding sequence ATGCCAAGAGCGATTCGTCATGAGTATGCAGGTGCGGTGTATCATGTGATGTGCCGGGGGAATAACGGGCAATCGATATTTGAACCGGTTCGTCCGACGGCGTGGTCAAAGGAGCGATCGATAGTCGGCAAAAAAGGAGATGGACAGAGATTGTTTCTTTCAACGCTGGAAGAGGCCTGCCAACAAACCGGCTGGCGGGTTCATGCCTATGTGCTGATGAGCAATCATTACCACGTGCTGCTGGAAACACCGGAGGCGAATCTGGTGGCGGGAATGAAGTGGTTTCAGGGAACCTACACGCAACGGTTCAATGCGATGTTCAGATGCCGCGGGCATTTGATTAAGCGGAGAAACAGGCTGTGGCCTGGGTACTGA